A stretch of the Azospirillum thiophilum genome encodes the following:
- a CDS encoding DNA gyrase inhibitor YacG — MSSSSSGAREGSGTQAASQCPICGRPTEPATRPFCSKRCADIDLSRWLGGVYRIEGPDSPADPAGSDPDEEG; from the coding sequence TTGTCCAGCAGTTCTTCAGGCGCCCGGGAGGGCTCTGGCACCCAAGCCGCATCGCAGTGCCCGATCTGCGGCCGCCCGACCGAACCGGCCACCCGTCCCTTCTGTTCCAAGCGTTGCGCAGACATCGACCTGTCGCGTTGGCTGGGGGGTGTCTACCGCATCGAAGGGCCGGATTCTCCTGCCGATCCGGCCGGTTCCGACCCCGACGAAGAGGGCTGA
- a CDS encoding GntR family transcriptional regulator: protein MSTAENSPAVRPPRPRSKRGDAGSADDVLDQLRRRISSHVLPPGSRIQETELAREFDISRARVREVLGALEQRGLIERIPNRGAVVMRLEPKEVFEIFDVREVLEGLCIRRATINAPDGAWDGLLETFGEPMRAAIEEGGIEQYLDGLDELRRVVIQWADNTHAANFLDVIFDKARVIAQRVTLLPGRAEAGRRMHQEMLQCMARRDADAAERLKREIIRSAREWLERYRHFVL from the coding sequence ATGTCCACCGCCGAGAACAGTCCAGCGGTCCGTCCGCCCCGCCCACGGAGCAAGCGCGGCGACGCTGGATCGGCCGACGACGTTCTCGACCAGCTGCGCCGGCGCATTTCCAGCCATGTCCTGCCGCCGGGCAGCCGCATCCAGGAAACCGAACTGGCGCGGGAGTTCGACATCTCGCGCGCCCGCGTGCGGGAGGTGCTGGGCGCCCTGGAGCAGCGCGGGCTGATCGAGCGGATTCCGAACCGTGGCGCCGTGGTCATGCGGCTGGAGCCCAAGGAGGTCTTCGAGATCTTCGATGTGCGCGAGGTGCTGGAGGGACTCTGCATCCGCCGGGCCACGATCAACGCGCCCGACGGCGCGTGGGACGGGCTGCTGGAGACGTTCGGCGAACCGATGCGTGCCGCCATCGAGGAAGGCGGCATCGAACAGTATCTCGACGGATTGGACGAGTTGCGCCGGGTTGTCATCCAGTGGGCCGACAATACCCATGCCGCCAATTTCCTCGACGTGATCTTCGACAAGGCGCGGGTGATCGCGCAGCGGGTGACTCTGTTGCCGGGCCGGGCCGAAGCCGGGCGCCGCATGCATCAGGAAATGCTGCAATGCATGGCACGCCGCGACGCCGATGCGGCCGAGCGGCTGAAGCGGGAGATCATCCGCAGCGCGCGCGAGTGGTTGGAACGCTACCGCCATTTTGTTCTTTGA
- a CDS encoding sulfite exporter TauE/SafE family protein has translation MPDADLLYAAFPSPAILAALSAATFAGGALRGMSGFGAALMLAPVFTLFMTPAESLMVILLLNIATTTQILREAMRLVEWRTVWALFLPALVGIPAGFALLHVIDPTVMRRMVAGVVTALALVLLSGWRYSGPRGALPMALVGVVSGVLTGSAGIGGPPVILYLLSGGMPLAVARAVLIIFFALSNIAGFVPFLVEGSVSSGDLVRAGALLPIYILATWAGSVAFRMGMRAHEDGVRRFCLLLLFAVGAMSFLL, from the coding sequence ATGCCGGACGCTGACCTCCTGTACGCGGCCTTTCCGTCGCCCGCCATCCTGGCGGCCTTGTCCGCCGCCACCTTCGCCGGCGGCGCCCTGCGCGGGATGTCGGGTTTCGGGGCCGCCCTGATGCTGGCGCCGGTCTTCACCCTGTTCATGACGCCGGCCGAAAGCCTGATGGTGATCCTGCTGCTCAACATCGCCACCACCACGCAGATCCTGCGCGAGGCGATGCGGCTGGTCGAATGGCGGACAGTCTGGGCGTTGTTCCTGCCGGCCCTGGTCGGCATTCCCGCCGGATTCGCCCTGCTCCACGTCATCGATCCCACGGTGATGCGGCGGATGGTGGCGGGCGTGGTGACTGCCCTGGCCTTGGTCCTGCTGTCGGGCTGGCGGTATTCCGGGCCGCGCGGCGCCTTGCCGATGGCCCTGGTCGGCGTGGTCAGCGGTGTGCTGACCGGCAGCGCCGGCATCGGGGGACCGCCGGTCATCCTCTATCTTCTGTCGGGAGGCATGCCGCTGGCGGTGGCGCGGGCGGTGCTGATCATCTTCTTCGCGCTGTCGAACATCGCCGGCTTCGTCCCGTTCCTGGTCGAAGGGTCGGTGTCCTCCGGGGATCTGGTCCGCGCCGGCGCGCTGCTGCCCATCTACATCCTGGCCACCTGGGCCGGGAGCGTCGCCTTCCGCATGGGCATGCGCGCCCATGAGGATGGGGTGCGACGCTTCTGCCTGCTTCTTCTGTTCGCCGTCGGCGCCATGTCCTTCCTGCTGTAG
- a CDS encoding YeiH family protein — MTFSERVWGVSPDARGWLRLHLSGVMFSLVLALAATFLAETYGAPAMLFALLLGMAFHFIARDQKFAAGIGFAARDVLRFGVALLGARITAGQIAGLGWGMFAGIAGAVVATIAFGALTSRALGLTTRFGVLSAGATAICGASAAAALSSVLPRHAEQERDTAFTIIAVTTLSTVAMVVYPILARNFGWSDAEIGVFLGGTIHDVAQVVGAGYSVSTEAGDTATIVKLLRVSLLVPVVLAVSLASRRLSAVPDGGTKPRLIPGFLISFLLIVSANSLGMIPEPMRVGMTTASSWCILTAIAALGIKTSLASLAAAGPRAMGLIVAETLFIASIVGLLVHGLAGWA, encoded by the coding sequence ATGACGTTTTCCGAACGCGTCTGGGGCGTGTCCCCGGATGCCCGGGGATGGCTGCGCCTTCATCTGTCGGGGGTGATGTTCAGTCTGGTCCTGGCCCTTGCCGCGACCTTTCTTGCCGAAACCTACGGCGCGCCGGCGATGCTGTTCGCCCTGTTGTTGGGCATGGCGTTCCACTTCATCGCGCGTGATCAGAAGTTCGCCGCCGGAATCGGCTTCGCCGCGCGCGACGTGCTGCGGTTCGGTGTCGCGTTGCTGGGCGCCCGCATCACAGCGGGGCAGATCGCCGGGCTGGGGTGGGGCATGTTCGCCGGCATCGCCGGGGCGGTGGTGGCGACCATCGCCTTTGGAGCGCTGACCTCCCGCGCGCTCGGCCTGACGACGCGGTTCGGCGTGCTGTCGGCCGGGGCCACCGCCATCTGCGGCGCATCGGCCGCGGCGGCTTTGTCGTCGGTGCTGCCGCGCCATGCGGAACAGGAGCGCGACACCGCCTTCACCATCATCGCCGTGACGACGCTGAGCACGGTGGCGATGGTGGTCTATCCCATCCTCGCCCGCAATTTCGGCTGGAGCGATGCCGAAATCGGCGTGTTCCTGGGCGGAACCATCCACGACGTCGCGCAGGTGGTCGGCGCCGGCTACAGCGTTTCGACCGAGGCCGGCGACACCGCCACCATCGTCAAGCTGCTGCGGGTGTCGCTGCTGGTTCCCGTGGTGCTGGCGGTGTCGCTGGCCAGCCGCCGCCTGTCGGCCGTGCCGGATGGCGGAACCAAGCCCCGCCTGATCCCCGGCTTTCTGATCTCGTTCCTTCTCATCGTCTCGGCCAACAGCCTGGGGATGATCCCTGAGCCGATGCGGGTCGGAATGACGACGGCGTCCAGCTGGTGCATTCTGACCGCCATCGCGGCGCTGGGCATCAAGACGTCGCTGGCGTCGCTGGCGGCGGCGGGACCGCGGGCGATGGGGCTGATCGTGGCCGAAACCCTGTTCATCGCATCGATCGTCGGCCTGTTGGTGCATGGCCTGGCCGGTTGGGCCTGA
- a CDS encoding TRAP transporter permease: MMMTDATMERGRVMGIPTPAIDAAARTVALLYLVFHVTVLTAYPMDPLLFRAWHVGGMAIFAYLGWLSAARGGVAPLVVLGGLAASVAGTLYLTIHIDDIEMRAGVLPEALDTVFAALMLIAILDVTRRATGNALVILAAGFIVYGLAGPYLPGALSHQGYGPERLLTFLYTTNGVYGIPVGSSATFIYFFVVFGALLAISGGADYMMKLALACTGRSVGGTAKVSVVASGLFGMINGTSAGNVVATGSMTIPMMVRSGFKPHFAGATEAVASSGGQILPPVMGAAAFLMVEMTGIPYADIVVGATLPALLYFFAVYMMVHYEAVKTGVTGAEAVAIPDAAALLRKSYYLIPLIVLIVALMVLNVSIIRAALYSLLSAFVISYFDRRTAIGPRRLMDAAMEGAQGIVAIAATCATAGIVIGVLNLTGLGIKVASLIVGLTGGVLWLTLVVTMIVTIILGMGMPTVAAYAITGAVVAPALVRLGVEPMGAHLFILFFASMSAITPPVALASYAAAAVARADLNALSMTALKLGLAGFIIPFMLVYRPGMMFIGPLPDALFSAGVAIVSIWAIAAALQYPYRHALMRVLMLAGAVAMIWPGLESTVGGFAVIVAVTLWQRRVAAA; encoded by the coding sequence ATGATGATGACCGACGCCACGATGGAGCGCGGCCGGGTGATGGGCATTCCGACCCCGGCGATCGACGCCGCGGCCCGCACGGTCGCCCTGCTTTATCTGGTCTTCCATGTGACCGTGCTGACCGCCTATCCGATGGACCCGCTGCTGTTCCGCGCGTGGCACGTCGGCGGCATGGCGATCTTCGCCTATCTCGGCTGGCTGTCGGCCGCGCGCGGCGGCGTGGCGCCGCTGGTCGTGCTCGGGGGGTTGGCCGCGTCGGTCGCCGGCACGCTCTATCTGACCATCCATATCGACGACATCGAGATGCGCGCAGGCGTGCTGCCCGAGGCGCTCGACACCGTGTTCGCGGCGTTGATGCTGATCGCCATCCTGGACGTGACGCGGCGGGCGACCGGCAACGCGCTGGTGATCCTCGCCGCCGGCTTCATCGTCTATGGCCTTGCCGGCCCCTATCTGCCGGGGGCGCTCAGCCACCAGGGTTACGGGCCGGAGCGCCTGTTGACCTTTCTCTACACGACGAACGGCGTCTACGGAATTCCGGTCGGGTCGTCGGCGACCTTCATCTATTTCTTCGTGGTGTTCGGCGCCCTGCTCGCGATCTCCGGCGGGGCGGATTACATGATGAAACTGGCACTGGCCTGCACCGGGCGGTCGGTCGGCGGCACCGCGAAGGTTTCCGTCGTCGCCAGCGGCCTGTTCGGCATGATCAACGGCACCTCGGCCGGCAACGTCGTCGCCACCGGCTCGATGACCATCCCGATGATGGTCCGGTCCGGCTTCAAGCCGCATTTCGCCGGCGCCACCGAGGCGGTCGCGTCGAGCGGTGGCCAGATCCTCCCGCCGGTGATGGGCGCCGCCGCCTTCCTGATGGTCGAAATGACCGGCATCCCCTATGCCGACATCGTCGTCGGCGCCACGCTGCCGGCGCTTCTGTATTTCTTCGCCGTCTATATGATGGTGCATTACGAGGCGGTGAAGACCGGCGTGACCGGGGCCGAGGCCGTCGCCATCCCCGATGCGGCCGCCCTGCTGCGCAAATCCTACTATCTGATCCCGCTGATCGTCCTGATCGTCGCCCTGATGGTGCTGAACGTGTCGATCATCCGGGCGGCGCTCTACAGCCTGCTGTCGGCGTTCGTCATCAGCTATTTCGACCGCCGCACGGCGATCGGACCGCGCCGGCTGATGGACGCGGCGATGGAGGGCGCGCAGGGCATCGTCGCCATCGCTGCGACCTGCGCCACGGCCGGCATCGTCATCGGCGTGCTGAACCTGACCGGGTTGGGAATCAAGGTGGCCTCGCTGATCGTCGGGCTGACCGGCGGCGTTCTGTGGCTGACGCTGGTGGTCACGATGATCGTCACCATCATCCTCGGCATGGGCATGCCGACCGTCGCGGCCTATGCCATCACCGGAGCGGTCGTCGCCCCGGCGCTGGTCCGTCTCGGCGTCGAGCCGATGGGCGCCCATCTGTTCATCCTGTTCTTCGCCTCGATGTCGGCGATCACGCCGCCGGTCGCGCTCGCCTCCTACGCGGCGGCGGCCGTCGCGCGGGCCGACCTCAACGCGCTCAGCATGACGGCGCTGAAGCTTGGGCTGGCCGGTTTCATCATCCCGTTCATGCTCGTCTACCGGCCTGGCATGATGTTCATCGGCCCGCTGCCCGACGCGCTGTTTTCCGCCGGGGTGGCGATCGTCTCGATCTGGGCCATCGCCGCCGCCCTGCAATACCCGTATCGCCATGCCCTGATGCGGGTGCTGATGCTGGCCGGCGCCGTGGCGATGATCTGGCCGGGGCTGGAAAGCACCGTCGGCGGCTTCGCCGTGATCGTCGCCGTGACCCTGTGGCAACGGCGTGTGGCGGCGGCGTGA
- a CDS encoding TAXI family TRAP transporter solute-binding subunit: protein MKRISALALSAMLALAAPVTAFAAADAPKSATIGAASVGGTYYVWATGFAKVLNEKMPLSANVEVTGGPVHNVQLVNGGQMAFGLATAAPAYEGYNGLEWAKGKKFENIRSVFPMFPSYFHWWALEKSGVKSIRDFTGKVVALGPKGGTPDAYGRRVLEFAGIKPSRIVNVGFSDVVGQLRDGLVDTALNTAGVPHPSVMESESTDAVNIIGVPEDLARGFIEKYPYFGIDPIPAAVYKSLDKDLPTLTVWNFIITNKDLPEDFVYNVTRTVFENTQTLIETHRSSESITLANVEKLAIPLHPGALRYYREKGVSIPDRLIPPESGKTAAK, encoded by the coding sequence ATGAAAAGGATTTCCGCGCTTGCGCTTTCCGCCATGCTGGCATTGGCGGCGCCGGTGACGGCGTTTGCCGCAGCGGATGCACCGAAGAGCGCGACCATCGGCGCCGCTTCGGTGGGCGGCACCTATTACGTCTGGGCCACCGGCTTCGCCAAGGTGTTGAACGAAAAGATGCCGCTCAGCGCCAATGTCGAGGTGACGGGCGGACCGGTCCACAACGTGCAACTGGTCAATGGCGGCCAGATGGCCTTCGGGCTGGCGACGGCGGCGCCGGCCTACGAGGGTTACAACGGTCTGGAATGGGCGAAGGGAAAGAAATTCGAGAACATCCGTTCGGTTTTTCCGATGTTTCCCAGCTATTTCCATTGGTGGGCGCTGGAGAAATCCGGCGTGAAGAGCATCCGCGACTTCACCGGCAAGGTGGTGGCGCTCGGCCCCAAGGGCGGAACGCCCGACGCCTATGGCCGCCGCGTTCTGGAATTCGCCGGGATCAAGCCGTCGCGGATCGTCAATGTCGGCTTTTCCGACGTGGTCGGCCAGTTGCGCGACGGGCTGGTCGACACGGCGCTGAACACCGCCGGCGTGCCGCACCCGTCGGTGATGGAAAGCGAATCCACCGACGCCGTGAACATCATCGGCGTGCCGGAGGATTTGGCGCGCGGCTTCATCGAGAAGTACCCGTATTTCGGCATCGATCCCATTCCGGCCGCCGTCTACAAGAGCTTGGACAAGGATCTCCCGACGCTGACCGTGTGGAACTTCATCATCACCAACAAGGATCTGCCGGAAGACTTCGTCTACAACGTGACCAGGACGGTGTTCGAGAACACCCAGACCTTGATCGAGACGCACCGCAGTTCCGAAAGCATCACGCTGGCGAATGTCGAGAAGCTGGCGATCCCGCTGCATCCCGGCGCGCTGCGCTATTACCGGGAAAAGGGCGTGAGCATCCCCGACCGCCTCATCCCGCCGGAAAGCGGGAAGACCGCCGCGAAGTGA
- a CDS encoding thiamine pyrophosphate-binding protein gives MTGGRAAVEALKVEEVSTVFGLIGSATMEMFDALYDANDIRFIGVRDERTGVHMADGYARASGRAGVILAGQNGPGATNLVTGLAQASAAYSPVVSIAGALSTAHVYRDAFQEVDQQALFRPVTKKTWTVTQTARVPEMLREGFRTALTPRRGPVQINLPRDILAESADFDDFQTPSAYRTEVTPMGDADLISRAAVLLATAERPLIIAGGGVKWTGAHKAVLDLAEKLNAPVATSPGHGDAIPYDHPLNAGQVGPRGNIVASDMARQADVILALGTRLGFNATFYSYDNLNRDAKIIQVEMEPTAIGRYFPVTLGIWGDAGKVAGQLGAALGAHGATTAARNWMERFVANRRRMLAERDDAVGMGTPIQPSTLFKVLRDVLPRDSMITMDAGTLCLQATDALNYFEPPALFTPLDFGLVGFSFACGLGIKAACPERTVVSLMGDGGFGMTMSEIGTAVANGLNTVTIVMNNQCWGAEKAYQRDFFDGRYIGADVTNPPFDKVAELFGARGFRVERPEDIAKTVGEAIACGKPAIVDVQMDPNALYSFRRDSFKHRIRSGS, from the coding sequence ATGACCGGCGGCCGGGCCGCAGTGGAGGCCCTGAAGGTGGAGGAGGTCAGCACCGTCTTCGGTCTGATCGGATCCGCGACGATGGAAATGTTCGACGCCCTGTACGACGCGAACGACATTCGATTCATCGGTGTGCGCGACGAACGCACCGGCGTCCACATGGCCGACGGCTATGCCCGCGCCTCCGGCCGGGCCGGCGTCATCCTGGCGGGGCAGAACGGGCCGGGAGCCACCAATCTGGTGACCGGGCTGGCGCAGGCCAGCGCGGCCTATTCGCCGGTGGTGTCGATCGCCGGCGCCCTGTCCACGGCGCATGTCTACCGCGACGCGTTCCAGGAGGTCGATCAGCAGGCGCTGTTCCGCCCCGTCACCAAGAAGACCTGGACCGTTACCCAGACCGCCCGCGTTCCCGAAATGCTGCGCGAGGGCTTCCGCACGGCGTTGACCCCCCGCCGCGGGCCGGTGCAGATCAACCTCCCGCGCGACATTCTGGCGGAAAGCGCCGATTTCGATGATTTCCAGACGCCCTCGGCCTACCGGACCGAGGTGACGCCGATGGGCGACGCCGATCTGATTTCACGCGCCGCCGTTCTTCTCGCCACCGCCGAGCGGCCTCTGATCATCGCCGGCGGCGGCGTGAAATGGACCGGCGCCCACAAGGCCGTGCTCGATCTGGCGGAAAAGCTGAACGCTCCGGTCGCCACATCGCCCGGCCATGGCGACGCGATTCCCTACGACCATCCGCTGAACGCCGGACAGGTCGGACCGCGCGGCAACATCGTCGCCTCCGACATGGCGCGGCAGGCGGACGTGATCCTGGCGCTCGGCACGCGGTTGGGCTTCAACGCGACCTTCTATTCCTACGACAACCTGAACCGCGACGCGAAGATCATCCAGGTCGAGATGGAGCCGACCGCCATCGGCCGCTATTTCCCGGTCACGCTGGGAATCTGGGGCGACGCCGGCAAGGTGGCGGGACAACTCGGCGCGGCGCTCGGCGCGCATGGCGCCACCACGGCGGCGCGGAACTGGATGGAGCGCTTCGTCGCCAACCGCCGCCGCATGCTGGCGGAGCGCGACGACGCCGTCGGCATGGGGACGCCGATCCAGCCCTCCACCCTGTTCAAGGTGCTGCGCGACGTGCTCCCGCGCGACAGCATGATCACGATGGACGCCGGGACGCTGTGCCTTCAGGCGACCGATGCCTTGAACTACTTCGAACCGCCGGCCTTGTTCACGCCGCTCGATTTCGGACTGGTCGGCTTCTCCTTCGCCTGCGGCCTGGGCATCAAGGCGGCCTGCCCCGAGCGGACGGTGGTCAGCCTGATGGGCGACGGCGGGTTCGGCATGACCATGTCGGAAATCGGCACGGCGGTGGCGAACGGCCTGAACACCGTGACCATCGTCATGAACAACCAGTGCTGGGGGGCGGAGAAGGCTTACCAGCGCGACTTCTTCGACGGCCGCTACATCGGTGCCGACGTGACCAACCCACCCTTCGACAAGGTGGCGGAACTCTTCGGCGCCCGGGGCTTCCGGGTCGAGCGGCCGGAGGACATCGCCAAGACGGTCGGCGAGGCCATCGCCTGCGGCAAGCCGGCCATCGTCGACGTCCAGATGGATCCGAACGCGCTCTACAGCTTCCGGCGCGACTCCTTCAAGCACCGCATCCGGAGCGGTTCGTGA
- a CDS encoding GMC family oxidoreductase, with protein sequence MSDYDYIVVGAGAAGCALAARLTEDGRHRVLLLEAGGRDANIWIHIPLGVGKLLQNPKYVWQFMTEPEPALHGQRIYWPRGKVMGGSSSVNGMVYVRGDPEEYDHWRALGNPGWGYADLLPYFKRMEDYPQGDPAYRGRGGPMKIVNRGAWDPDPLSDAYLAACIEAGIPPNEDYNATTLEGAAYLQQNGRNGRRCSSAAGYLATARKRPNLRIETNAQATRVLFQGTRAVGVEYRQDGILREARARGEVLLSAGSVQSPQLLELSGIGDERRLRALGIPVVTHLPGVGESLLDHLQVRFTFECTRPITINDMIHSPVRRMMVGLEYVLFRRGLLSTTSSTVHAIARTRPELPRPDVKIQLAQISGKDRYSRSKELGTDRYPGFSIGVFKLRPESRGSLHIRSADPLEPPEIRPNYLGHPKDEQTYVDAFKLIRRIAAQPAFAPLMAGERRPGPDTTRDEDLVDYARRTGQTSWHPISSCRMGTDDMAVVDARLRVRGVQGLRVVDASIMPTMASPNTNAPAIMIGEKGADLVLEDARTGEIAAPMPLKAAS encoded by the coding sequence ATGAGCGACTATGACTACATCGTCGTGGGGGCCGGCGCCGCTGGGTGCGCGCTGGCCGCCCGCCTGACCGAGGACGGCCGCCACCGCGTCCTTCTGCTCGAAGCCGGGGGACGCGACGCCAACATCTGGATCCACATCCCGCTCGGCGTCGGGAAGCTGCTGCAGAACCCCAAATATGTCTGGCAGTTCATGACCGAGCCGGAGCCCGCCCTGCACGGCCAGCGCATCTACTGGCCGCGCGGCAAGGTGATGGGCGGATCCAGCTCGGTCAACGGCATGGTCTATGTGCGGGGCGACCCGGAGGAGTACGACCACTGGCGCGCCCTCGGCAATCCCGGCTGGGGCTACGCCGACCTGCTGCCCTATTTCAAGCGCATGGAGGATTATCCCCAGGGCGATCCGGCCTATCGCGGGCGCGGCGGGCCGATGAAGATCGTCAACCGGGGCGCCTGGGATCCCGACCCGCTGTCCGACGCCTATCTCGCCGCCTGCATCGAGGCCGGGATTCCGCCCAACGAGGACTACAACGCGACGACGCTGGAGGGGGCCGCCTATCTCCAGCAGAACGGCCGCAACGGGCGGCGGTGCAGCAGCGCCGCCGGCTATCTCGCCACCGCGCGCAAGCGCCCGAACCTGCGCATCGAAACCAACGCCCAGGCGACCCGCGTGCTGTTCCAGGGCACCCGCGCTGTCGGTGTCGAGTACCGGCAGGACGGCATCCTCCGTGAGGCCCGCGCGCGCGGCGAGGTGCTGCTGTCGGCCGGATCCGTCCAGTCGCCGCAGCTTCTGGAACTGTCCGGCATCGGCGACGAGCGGCGGCTGCGCGCGCTCGGCATTCCGGTGGTGACGCATCTGCCCGGCGTCGGCGAGAGCCTGCTCGACCATCTCCAGGTCCGCTTCACCTTCGAATGCACCAGACCGATCACCATCAACGACATGATCCACAGCCCGGTGCGGCGGATGATGGTGGGGCTGGAATATGTCCTGTTCCGCCGCGGCCTGCTCAGCACCACCTCCTCGACCGTTCACGCCATCGCCAGGACGCGGCCCGAATTGCCGCGCCCGGACGTGAAGATCCAGTTGGCGCAGATCAGCGGAAAGGACCGCTATTCGCGGTCCAAGGAACTGGGCACCGACCGCTATCCGGGCTTCTCCATCGGGGTGTTCAAGCTGCGGCCGGAATCGCGCGGCAGCCTGCACATCCGCTCCGCCGATCCGCTGGAGCCGCCGGAGATCCGCCCCAACTATCTGGGCCATCCCAAGGACGAACAGACCTACGTCGACGCCTTCAAGCTGATCCGCAGGATCGCGGCGCAGCCCGCCTTCGCGCCGTTGATGGCGGGGGAGCGGCGGCCCGGTCCCGACACGACGCGCGACGAGGATCTGGTGGACTACGCGCGGCGGACCGGCCAGACCTCCTGGCATCCGATCAGCAGTTGCCGCATGGGAACCGACGACATGGCAGTCGTCGATGCGCGGCTGCGGGTGCGCGGCGTGCAGGGGCTGCGGGTGGTCGATGCGTCGATCATGCCGACCATGGCGTCACCCAACACCAACGCGCCGGCGATCATGATCGGCGAGAAGGGCGCCGACCTCGTGCTCGAGGATGCCCGGACCGGAGAGATCGCGGCGCCCATGCCGCTGAAGGCGGCAAGTTGA
- a CDS encoding NAD-binding protein, which translates to MSMNDTIGVIGTGAIGSRMVRRLLAHGRRVVAHDIDRGVLEPLRIHGAILADSPAAVAAQSSTVITCVTDAAAVERALLGPEGVVARALPGTVVIETTTSTPSTTRGVAAALAGRGVSVIDAPVSRGVPAAEAGTLSIMVGGDDDAIDRCLPVLAMLGTDIVRTGGLGTGHIAKAMNMMVLGINLLAAAEIMTLGRRLGLGMEELIRRINAGPGESFMTSNHVPKYILTERYDSTFTLGLMLKDVRVATRIAHDLGIASLYGTRVEEVYALAAGHGMAPGDNTRIVPFIADLAIADLAIADPAISDPAAGEAAGTADDGVAALEGLLAATTLLGTLEACLIGARAGLAPEALIAVLNVSSGRSRLSEAVFPRHLLSGRFDSGISLRRWDRAARTAAAAARDRGVPLLVSGLTPDLLAVAAAGDPDRDMTRLATAMERLMGQRLGQWLGGGEEGA; encoded by the coding sequence ATGAGCATGAACGACACCATCGGCGTCATCGGCACCGGGGCCATCGGATCGCGCATGGTTCGGCGCCTGTTGGCACACGGCCGCCGCGTCGTCGCCCACGACATCGACCGGGGCGTCCTGGAGCCGCTGCGGATCCACGGCGCCATCCTGGCCGACAGCCCGGCGGCTGTGGCGGCGCAAAGCAGCACCGTCATCACCTGCGTGACCGACGCGGCGGCGGTGGAGCGCGCGCTGCTCGGCCCCGAGGGCGTCGTCGCCCGGGCGCTGCCCGGTACCGTCGTGATCGAGACCACCACCTCGACGCCGTCCACCACGCGCGGCGTCGCCGCCGCGCTGGCCGGGCGCGGGGTCTCCGTCATCGACGCTCCGGTCAGCCGGGGCGTGCCGGCCGCCGAGGCGGGCACGCTGTCGATCATGGTGGGGGGCGACGACGATGCGATCGACCGCTGCCTGCCGGTTCTCGCCATGCTCGGCACCGACATCGTGCGCACCGGCGGTCTCGGCACCGGCCACATCGCCAAGGCGATGAACATGATGGTGCTGGGCATCAACCTGCTCGCCGCCGCCGAGATCATGACGCTGGGCCGCCGCCTCGGCCTGGGGATGGAGGAACTGATCCGCCGGATCAACGCCGGGCCGGGCGAGAGCTTCATGACCTCGAACCATGTTCCGAAATACATCCTGACGGAGCGGTATGACAGCACCTTCACGCTCGGGCTGATGCTGAAGGATGTGCGGGTCGCCACCCGGATCGCGCATGACCTGGGCATTGCGTCGCTGTACGGCACACGGGTGGAGGAGGTCTACGCGCTGGCCGCCGGTCACGGCATGGCGCCGGGGGACAACACGCGGATCGTCCCGTTCATCGCCGATCTGGCCATCGCCGATCTGGCCATCGCCGATCCGGCCATATCCGATCCGGCGGCCGGCGAAGCGGCGGGGACGGCCGACGACGGCGTGGCGGCGCTGGAGGGTCTGCTGGCGGCGACCACGCTGCTCGGCACGCTGGAAGCCTGCCTGATCGGTGCCCGCGCCGGCCTGGCGCCGGAGGCGCTGATCGCGGTGCTGAATGTCAGCAGCGGGCGAAGCCGGCTGAGCGAGGCGGTGTTCCCGCGCCATCTGCTGTCCGGCCGGTTCGACAGCGGGATTTCCCTGCGCCGATGGGACCGCGCGGCACGGACGGCGGCGGCGGCGGCGCGGGACAGGGGCGTGCCGCTTCTCGTCTCCGGCCTGACGCCCGACCTGCTCGCCGTCGCGGCGGCAGGGGATCCCGACCGCGACATGACCCGGCTCGCCACGGCGATGGAGCGGCTGATGGGCCAGCGGTTGGGCCAGTGGTTGGGCGGCGGCGAAGAAGGCGCCTAG